The Sebastes fasciatus isolate fSebFas1 chromosome 13, fSebFas1.pri, whole genome shotgun sequence genome includes a region encoding these proteins:
- the elavl3 gene encoding ELAV-like protein 3 isoform X8: MVTQIISTMETQVSNGPSGTSLPNGPVISTNGSTDDSKTNLIVNYLPQNMTQEEFKSLFGSIGEIESCKLVRDKITGQSLGYGFVNYVDPNDADKAINTLNGLKLQTKTIKVSYARPSSASIRDANLYVSGLPKTMSQKDMEQLFSQYGRIITSRILVDQVTGISRGVGFIRFDKRNEAEEAIKGLNGQKPLGAAEPITVKFANNPSQKTGQALLTQLYQTAARRYTGPLHHQTQRFRFSPITIDSMTSLAGVNLTGPTGAGWCIFVYNLSPEADESVLWQLFGPFGAVTNVKVIRDFTTNKCKGFGFVTMTNYDEAAMAIASLNGYRLGDRVLQVSFKTSKQHKA, from the exons ATGGTTACT CAGATAATCAGCACCATGGAAACCCAGGTGTCCAACGGTCCAAGCGGAACCAGTCTGCCCAACGGTCCAGTCATTAGCACCAATGGCTCCACAGACGACAGCAAAACCAACCTGATCGTCAACTATCTGCCTCAGAACATGACGCAGGAGGAGTTCAAAAGTTTGTTTGGTAGCATTGGCGAGATTGAGTCCTGCAAGCTAGTCAGAGACAAGATAACAG GTCAGAGTTTGGGGTATGGCTTTGTAAACTATGTGGATCCAAATGATGCAGATAAGGCCATCAACACACTCAATGGTCTCAAACTGCAGACTAAAACAATCAAG GTATCATATGCCCGGCCAAGCTCGGCTTCTATTCGTGATGCCAACCTTTACGTGAGTGGACTCCCCAAAACCATGAGCCAGAAGGACATGGAGCAGCTGTTCTCCCAATACGGTCGCATCATCACATCCCGTATTCTAGTGGACCAGGTCACAG GCATATCACGAGGAGTGGGTTTCATCCGGTTTGACAAACGCAACGAAGCGGAAGAGGCCATCAAAGGTCTGAACGGACAGAAGCCTTTGGGTGCCGCCGAGCCCATCACTGTCAAGTTCGCCAACAACCCCAGCCAGAAGACAGGCCAGGCCTTACTGACTCAGCTGTACCAGACTGCTGCCCGCCGCTACACAGGGCCCCTGCACCACCAGACTCAGCGTTTCAG ATTCTCCCCCATCACCATTGACAGCATGACCAGCCTGGCCGGGGTCAACCTTACTGGTCCAACTGGCGCCGGCTGGTGCATCTTTGTGTACAACCTGTCCCCAGAGGCGGACGAGAGCGTCCTGTGGCAGCTCTTCGGGCCTTTCGGTGCCGTCACCAACGTCAAGGTCATCCGTGACTTCACCACCAACAAATGTAAGGGCTTTGGCTTTGTCACCATGACCAACTACGACGAAGCTGCCATGGCTATCGCTAGCCTTAATGGCTACCGCCTGGGCGACCGCGTGCTGCAGGTTTCCTTCAAGACCAGCAAGCAGCACAaggcctga
- the elavl3 gene encoding ELAV-like protein 3 isoform X9: MVTIISTMETQVSNGPSGTSLPNGPVISTNGSTDDSKTNLIVNYLPQNMTQEEFKSLFGSIGEIESCKLVRDKITGQSLGYGFVNYVDPNDADKAINTLNGLKLQTKTIKVSYARPSSASIRDANLYVSGLPKTMSQKDMEQLFSQYGRIITSRILVDQVTGISRGVGFIRFDKRNEAEEAIKGLNGQKPLGAAEPITVKFANNPSQKTGQALLTQLYQTAARRYTGPLHHQTQRFRFSPITIDSMTSLAGVNLTGPTGAGWCIFVYNLSPEADESVLWQLFGPFGAVTNVKVIRDFTTNKCKGFGFVTMTNYDEAAMAIASLNGYRLGDRVLQVSFKTSKQHKA; this comes from the exons ATGGTTACT ATAATCAGCACCATGGAAACCCAGGTGTCCAACGGTCCAAGCGGAACCAGTCTGCCCAACGGTCCAGTCATTAGCACCAATGGCTCCACAGACGACAGCAAAACCAACCTGATCGTCAACTATCTGCCTCAGAACATGACGCAGGAGGAGTTCAAAAGTTTGTTTGGTAGCATTGGCGAGATTGAGTCCTGCAAGCTAGTCAGAGACAAGATAACAG GTCAGAGTTTGGGGTATGGCTTTGTAAACTATGTGGATCCAAATGATGCAGATAAGGCCATCAACACACTCAATGGTCTCAAACTGCAGACTAAAACAATCAAG GTATCATATGCCCGGCCAAGCTCGGCTTCTATTCGTGATGCCAACCTTTACGTGAGTGGACTCCCCAAAACCATGAGCCAGAAGGACATGGAGCAGCTGTTCTCCCAATACGGTCGCATCATCACATCCCGTATTCTAGTGGACCAGGTCACAG GCATATCACGAGGAGTGGGTTTCATCCGGTTTGACAAACGCAACGAAGCGGAAGAGGCCATCAAAGGTCTGAACGGACAGAAGCCTTTGGGTGCCGCCGAGCCCATCACTGTCAAGTTCGCCAACAACCCCAGCCAGAAGACAGGCCAGGCCTTACTGACTCAGCTGTACCAGACTGCTGCCCGCCGCTACACAGGGCCCCTGCACCACCAGACTCAGCGTTTCAG ATTCTCCCCCATCACCATTGACAGCATGACCAGCCTGGCCGGGGTCAACCTTACTGGTCCAACTGGCGCCGGCTGGTGCATCTTTGTGTACAACCTGTCCCCAGAGGCGGACGAGAGCGTCCTGTGGCAGCTCTTCGGGCCTTTCGGTGCCGTCACCAACGTCAAGGTCATCCGTGACTTCACCACCAACAAATGTAAGGGCTTTGGCTTTGTCACCATGACCAACTACGACGAAGCTGCCATGGCTATCGCTAGCCTTAATGGCTACCGCCTGGGCGACCGCGTGCTGCAGGTTTCCTTCAAGACCAGCAAGCAGCACAaggcctga